From a region of the Triticum aestivum cultivar Chinese Spring chromosome 7D, IWGSC CS RefSeq v2.1, whole genome shotgun sequence genome:
- the LOC123167733 gene encoding putative disease resistance protein RGA3: MDALLGAAQWVVSKALAPVADGLLEAWGATRNLGPNIEALRMELLLVKATLENAGLKHTSGHAMEELLGKLQDLAYCAEDLLDELDYFRIHDQLHDTYDAADQHAKGGVHDLALNARHVAKAVGKLTFVSSFCCSAPKPAGDTGEGEDVTQRVSRCAWLRARKRSDGNSSSLPNANQEVGGCMAKLGKLLPCSSSPHVRDDSSGQPILCGVPQRETPMVGFNRVDASERMRHIVEQLQPVRKEVTLILQSCSRVIVPTIDQSLPINRPITSGTSVEPKLYGRDHIVDTIIHDMTMGKYLSFDLTVLPIVGPGGIGKTTLIQHIHKTQQVQNHFQVVIWACVSLKFNLNKLLEEIKTYIPQVEGEKGGSAEELIEQRLKSKRFLLVLDDIWEISDEDEWEKLLLLLRTSSEKGSMIIVTTRFPSIAKIVGTVDRSIKLKGLESEFIRELFHAFVFGDDQCRKDHNFLLETGDKIMIKLKGSPLAAKTVGRLLRKNLNLRHWTRVLESKEWESQTSVNDIMPALKLSYDYLPFHLQRCFSYSALFPEDYHFNGAQLVNLWIGLDILQPGDRTQTFEDIGFSNLNDLVTYGFFREDKTNGRLCYVMHDLLHDLALQVISHECISLHRSNVGLVKIQPFIRHLSIIIDGGDDSVSRENFKSQLRKLKTSLKIKQLHTLMLFGEMDESFVNTLGDLFREANALRVLRLDETPYYVESILPNFSALVHLRYLYLGTKCESEMHVLLIISRFYHLRILGLGSWYHNCHLPKELSNLVNMRRFYTPADELHSDIVNVGKLKHLEELMVFRVNKKFEGFEPCQLEHLTELRELGIYNLENIHTKEEAAKTNLGEKIHLEKLTLDWDNERSNTEPGAEAVVLESLQPHRYLQELCIRGHKGSSFPTWLGDKVTVESLHLSGVSWQCLPPLGKMWGLGKVVLEHIPAMEEFVIEQSLCKLIRVELVGLGSFGKWVASQDADHMFPLLQVLIIKDCPKLLELPFASHIIYPSDQDRNSDWFPKLQELCIEKCPELLLVAHIPWTDTLHSVNISDVKLLDRLVYSTNSFFGGRCLDIAGKDDLQSLDEVVAFSKLACLERLLLHKCPALKSKHLLLLTSLKKLMVEGSDGVVVEGDVEWQHPLEHLVVQGEESCGKELTELLTHLPSISKLEIEKCEKITQLSVGLDVQQTTSSATEVEEKEEDDSGLLLLPAQLSGTLQLLSIRSCPELVLVDPPFLLARGGLQALRSLKTLQISLCPKILSAKSSPFCCPFPSSLQQLHVEGVEGMGNLGHLLTAGGQLILLSIGGCPGFFAGWDQELKQQLLNGGKEQELQQLVSPQNGCKLQELYTDDAMGILSVPICNLLSSSLSILGFFGNQEMECFTKDQEDALHLLVSLQKLMFINLSKLQSLPAGLQKLTNLKELSVWSCPLVRSLPEDGLPKSLQELDVWRCGSAELTQQCQGYSSYLLWHGSWYLAFSYGCYSQRLGGVPRKFRFEDQKKARQEWYYPLDPTSYIEMSGYH, from the exons ATGGACGCACTCCTCGGCGCGGCGCAATGGGTGGTGAGCAAGGCGCTGGCCCCCGTTGCCGATGGCCTGCTGGAGGCTTGGGGTGCAACCAGGAACTTGGGTCCGAACATCGAGGCCCTGAGGATGGAGCTGCTGCTTGTGAAGGCCACCCTTGAAAATGCCGGCCTCAAGCACACCAGTGGCCATGCCATGGAGGAGCTGCTCGGGAAGCTGCAGGACTTAGCATACTGTGCCGAGGACTTGTTGGACGAGCTTGACTACTTCCGCATCCACGACCAGCTCCACGACACATATGACGCCGCGGACCAGCATGCCAAGGGCGGCGTCCACGACCTTGCCCTCAATGCTCGTCATGTCGCCAAAGCTGTTGGCAAGCTGACATTTGTATCCTCATTTTGCTGTTCTGCTCCCAAACCTGCAGGCGATACTGGAGAAGGAGAAGATGTAACACAACGGGTCAGCCGTTGTGCTTGGCTGCGTGCTCGGAAGAGGTCAGACGGGAATTCCTCCTCACTACCAAACGCCAATCAGGAGGTCGGCGGATGCATGGCCAAGCTTGGTAAACTCCTCCCTTGCTCATCTTCCCCACATGTTCGTGATGATAGTTCTGGCCAGCCTATTCTTTGTGGTGTGCCACAGAGAGAAACACCAATGGTGGGGTTTAATAGGGTTGATGCCTCTGAAAGAATGCGGCACATTGTAGAGCAATTGCAGCCTGTGCGTAAAGAGGTTACACTGATTCTGCAAAGTTGTAGCCGTGTGATAGTCCCGACTATTGACCAGAGTCTTCCCATCAATCGCCCCATCACCTCTGGTACAAGTGTGGAGCCAAAATTGTATGGGAGAGACCATATCGTGGATACCATCATACATGATATGACTATGGGTAAATACCTTAGCTTTGATCTAACTGTGCTTCCGATTGTCGGTCCAGGGGGAATTGGAAAGACAACTCTGATACAACACATACATAAAACCCAACAAGTTCAAAATCATTTTCAAGTTGTTATTTGGGCGTGTGTGTCGCTCAAGTTTAATTTGAATAAGCTGCTAGAGGAGATTAAAACATATATTCCTCAAGTTGAAGGGGAAAAGGGTGGTAGTGCCGAAGAGCTGATTGAGCAGAGATTAAAATCTAAAAGGTTTTTGCTTGTACTGGATGATATTTGGGAGATTAGTGATGAGGATGAGTGGGAAAAGTTATTGCTGCTACTCAGAACATCATCTGAAAAGGGTAGCATGATTATTGTCACAACTCGGTTTCCGTCAATAGCTAAGATAGTTGGAACAGTTGACCGTTCAATAAAATTGAAAGGTTTAGAATCTGAATTTATTAGGGAGTTATTCCATGCATTTGTCTTTGGTGATGACCAATGTAGAAAGGATCACAATTTTTTGCTTGAGACCGGAGATAAAATAATGATAAAACTAAAGGGATCCCCACTTGCAGCAAAAACAGTTGGTAGATTACTGAGAAAGAATCTTAATTTGCGTCATTGGACAAGGGTCCTAGAAAGTAAAGAATGGGAGAGCCAGACCAGTGTTAATGACATTATGCCTGCCTTGAAGCTTAGCTATGACTATCTCCCTTTTCATCTTCAGCGATGCTTTTCCTATTCTGCATTGTTTCCTGAAGATTACCATTTCAATGGCGCCCAACTAGTCAACTTGTGGATAGGACTGGATATCTTACAACCTGGTGATCGAACCCAAACATTTGAAGATATAGGTTTCAGCAACTTAAATGATTTGGTCACGTATGGCTTTTTCAGAGAAGATAAAACTAATGGTCGTCTATGTTATGTCATGCATGACCTCCTACACGATTTAGCATTGCAAGTTATATCTCATGAATGTATTAGTTTACATCGGTCCAATGTGGGATTGGTAAAAATTCAGCCGTTCATCCGTCACTTGTCTATAATCATAGATGGTGGGGATGATTCAGTGTCTCGTGAAAATTTCAAGAGTCAACTGAGAAAGCTAAAGACAAGTTTGAAGATTAAACAATTGCATACCTTGATGTTATTTGGAGAAATGGATGAAAGTTTTGTCAACACTCTGGGTGATTTGTTTAGGGAAGCAAATGCTCTTCGTGTTCTCCGTTTGGATGAAACGCCGTATTATGTGGAGTCCATATTACCTAACTTTTCAGCACTTGTTCATCTACGGTACCTATATCTGGGGACAAAGTGTGAGAGTGAGATGCATGTACTACTTATCATTTCTAGATTTTATCATTTAAGGATTTTGGGTCTAGGGTCATGGTACCACAATTGTCATTTGCCCAAAGAGTTGAGCAACCTTGTAAACATGCGTCGGTTTTATACGCCAGCTGATGAGTTGCATTCTGATATTGTCAATGTGGGAAAACTCAAACACTTAGAGGAGTTGATGGTATTTAGAGTCAATAAAAAATTTGAAGGGTTTGAACCATGTCAACTAGAGCATTTGACGGAACTAAGGGAGCTTGGCATCTATAACCTTGAGAATATACACACTAAAGAAGAAGCAGCCAAAACAAATCTGGGAGAGAAAATCCACTTGGAGAAGTTAACATTAGATTGGGATAATGAGCGGTCTAATACCGAGCCAGGTGCAGAAGCAGTTGTCCTTGAGAGCCTTCAACCACATAGATATCTTCAGGAGTTGTGCATTAGAGGGCACAAAGGCTCTTCTTTTCCAACATGGCTGGGTGATAAGGTCACTGTTGAATCTCTTCATCTCTCTGGTGTTTCTTGGCAATGTCTCCCTCCTTTGGGGAAGATGTGGGGCCTTGGTAAAGTAGTATTGGAACATATTCCCGCAATGGAGGAGTTTGTTATAGAGCAAAGCCTTTGCAAGCTAATAAGGGTTGAGCTTGTTGGCTTGGGAAGTTTTGGAAAATGGGTAGCATCACAGGATGCGGATCATATGTTTCCTCTTTTGCAAGTATTGATTATAAAAGACTGCCCTAAACTGTTGGAGCTGCCATTTGCAAGCCATATTATTTACCCATCAGATCAAGACCGGAATAGTGATTGGTTTCCCAAACTGCAAGAGCTTTGTATAGAGAAGTGTCCAGAACTGTTGTTAGTGGCTCATATCCCATGGACGGACACTCTGCATAGTGTGAACATAAGTGATGTAAAGCTACTAGACAGGCTTGTGTACTCAACAAATTCCTTCTTTGGGGGACGCTGTTTGGATATTGCAGGAAAGGATGATTTGCAGAGCTTAGATGAGGTGGTAGCATTCAGCAAGCTGGCATGTCTTGAGCGTTTGTTACTCCACAAGTGCCCAGCTCTGAAGTCAAAGCACCTTCTGCTGTTGACCTCACTGAAGAAGTTGATGGTAGAGGGTTCAGATGGTGTGGTTGTAGAGGGTGATGTGGAATGGCAGCACCCCCTTGAGCATCTTGTGGTGCAGGGCGAGGAATCATGTGGGAAGGAATTGACAGAGCTCCTCACCCACCTCCCAAGCATCTCCAAATTGGAAATCGAAAAATGTGAAAAGATAACACAACTGTCAGTGGGGTTGGATGTGCAACAAACAACATCATCAGCTACGGAggtggaggagaaagaagaagatgattcaGGGCTGCTGCTCTTGCCTGCCCAACTCTCTGGCACACTGCAGCTGTTGAGCATCCGGAGTTGTCCAGAGCTGGTCCTGGTGGACCCCCCTTTTCTTCTTGCCAGGGGAGGGCTCCAGGCCCTGCGGTCCCTCAAGACTCTACAAATTTCGTTGTGCCCAAAGATACTATCCGCAAAGAGTTCTCCATTCTGCTGCCCTTTTCCATCCTCTCTGCAACAGCTCCATGTTGAGGGTGTGGAAGGCATGGGGAACCTGGGGCATCTCCTTACCGCTGGGGGACAGCTCATACTGTTAAGCATTGGTGGCTGCCCTGGATTCTTTGCTGGATGGGATCAGGAGTTAAAGCAGCAGCTTCTGAATGGAGGAAAAGAGCAGGAACTGCAACAGCTTGTTTCGCCCCAGAATGGATGCAAACTGCAGGAGCTCTATACGGATGATGCCATGGGAATCCTATCTGTGCCCATCTGCAACCTCCTGTCTTCCTCCCTCAGCATCCTGGGCTTCTTTGGCAACCAAGAGATGGAGTGCTTTACTAAGGACCAAGAGGACGCCCTTCACCTGCTGGTCTCCCTCCAGAAACTGATGTTTATCAACTTGAGCAAGCTTCAGAGCCTCCCTGCAGGGCTGCAAAAGCTCACCAACCTCAAGGAATTATCGGTCTGGTCATGTCCGCTTGTCCGGTCACTGCCAGAGGATGGCCTCCCCAAATCACTTCAAGAATTAGATGTCTGGCGCTGCGGCAGCGCGGAGCTAACACAGCAGTGCCAGGG GTATTCATCATATTTGCTCTGGCATGGTTCCTGGTACTTAGCGTTTTCATATGGTTGTTACTCACAGAGACTTGGCGGTGTACCTAGAAAGTTCAGGTTTGAGGATCAAAAGAAAG CCAGACAAGAATGGTACTACCCGTTGGATCCAACTTCATATATTGAGATGTCAGGCTATCACTGA
- the LOC123171526 gene encoding uncharacterized protein: MEMDSAHPATTPSADKASSDATPAASLCPPSASPQFQTGRVRTRLVHAIDILTLLQQLYFQSDLKVIVLHTFRFRRVPPWNGGFADGRQSYWSSWQCWMLSLSRFTSFVVEFYGIAVQLCPCNKPSRCGIWF; the protein is encoded by the exons ATGGAGATGGACTCTGCCCACCCCGCCACCACTCCCAGCGCCGACAAGGCATCCTCGGACGCGACGCCCGCCGCTTCCCTGTGCCCCCCCTCGGCGTCGCCGCAG TTTCAGACTGGCAGAGTACGGACGCGATTAGTGCACGCCATTGATATTCTCACACTACTTCAACA GCTTTACTTTCAGTCAGATCTGAAAGTGATTGTCTTGCATACATTCAGATTCAGGCGTGTCCCGCCTTGGAATGGAG GGTTTGCAGATGGAAGACAATCATATTGGTCCTCATGGCAATGTTGGATGCTATCTTTAAGTAGATTCACAAGTTTTGTAGTTGAATTTTATGGAATTGCAGTTCAATTATGTCCATGTAATAAGCCATCTAGGTGTGGAATTTGGTTCTAA